Proteins encoded by one window of Grus americana isolate bGruAme1 chromosome 7, bGruAme1.mat, whole genome shotgun sequence:
- the LOC129208938 gene encoding cytochrome P450 2C19-like, whose amino-acid sequence MELLGAATVVLMVCIACLLSFTAWRRRSGKGKMPPGPAPLPILGNLLQVKPKNLAKTLQKLSEEYGPVFTVHLGSDPVVVLHGHDVVKEALVDRADEFAARGHMPIGDRANNGLGIVFSNNEEWLQVRRFALSTLRNFGMGKRSIEERIQDETEHLLEEINKTKRTPFDPTFMLSCAVSNVICCIVFGKRYDYKDKKFLSLMNNMNNIFQMMNSHWGQLYQMFSKVLDYLPGPHNNIFTEFDALKAFVSEEVKMHQASLDPSSPQDFIDCFLNKMQEEKEHPNSSFHMKNLITSAFDLFIAGTETTSTTVRYGLLLLLKYPKIQEKVQEEIDRVVGRSRRPCVADRTQMPYTDAVVHEIQRFISLIPLALPHTVTKHTRFREYVIPKGTTIFPILSSVLHDSKEFPNPNEFNPGHFLNENGTFRKSEFFMPFSAGKRICPGEGLARMEIFLLIATILQNFTLKPVIDLQELDITPTLSGTGNVPPDYQLCALPR is encoded by the exons ATGGAGCTCCTGGGAGCAGCCACTGTTGTCCTCATGGTTTGCATTGCTTGCCTACTCTCCTTCACAGCATGGAGAAGGAGGtctggaaaggggaaaatgcCGCCAGGACCAGCTCCCCTTCCCATCCTAGGTAATCTGCTGCAGGTGAAACCAAAGAACTTGGCCAAAACCCTCCAAAAG CTCAGTGAAGAGTATGGACCAGTGTTCACAGTGCACCTGGGCTCTGACCCAGTGGTGGTGCTGCATGGACATGATGTGGTGAAAGAAGCCTTGGTTGATCGTGCAGATGAGTTTGCTGCCAGAGGACACATGCCAATAGGAGACAGAGCTAACAATGGATTAG ggaTTGTTTTTAGCAACAATGAGGAGTGGTTACAAGTCCGGCGGTTTGCTCTCAGCACTCTGCGCAACTTTGGAATGGGGAAGAGGAGCATTGAAGAGAGGATCCAGGATGAAACTGAACACTTGCTGGAAGAGATCAACAAAACAAAGA GAACACCTTTTGACCCAACCTTCATGCTGAGCTGTGCTGTCTCCAATGTCATATGCTGCATTGTCTTTGGGAAACGATATGACTATAAAGACAAGAAGTTCCTGTCCCTGATGAACAACATGAACAACATCTTTCAGATGATGAACTCCCACTGGGGACAG ctcTACCAGATGTTCTCAAAGGTCCTGGATTACTTGCCTGGCCCACACAACaacattttcacagaatttgATGCTCTAAAAGCCTTTGTGTCAGAGGAGGTGAAGATGCACCAAGCCTCCCTAGATCCCAGCTCCCCTCAAGATTTCATTGACTGCTTCCTCAACAAAATGCAGGAG GAGAAAGAGCATCCCAATTCCAGTTTCCACATGAAGAACCTGATAACCAGCGCCTTCGACTTGTTCATTGCTGGAACAGAGACAACTAGCACCACTGTAAGATACgggcttctgctgcttctcaaatACCCGAAGATACAAG AGAAAGTTCAGGAAGAGATTGACCGGGTAGTAGGACGATCACGAAGACCTTGTGTGGCTGACCGGACCCAGATGCCCTACACGGATGCGGTGGTCCATGAAATCCAGCGCTTCATCTCCCTCATCCCCCTGGCTCTCCCTCACACTGTCACCAAACACACCCGCTTCAGAGAATACGTCATTCCCAAG GGCACCACAATCTTTCCCATCCTCAGTTCTGTCCTTCATGACAGTAAAGAGTTTCCAAACCCAAATGAGTTCAATCCTGGACATTTCTTGAACGAGAATGGCACCTTTAGGAAGAGTGAGTTCTTCATGCCCTTCTCAGCAG gGAAGCGAATATGCCCTGGAGAAGGCCTGGCACGCATGGAGATATTCTTACTCATAGCCACCATCTTGCAGAACTTTACCTTGAAGCCTGTCATCGACCTTCAGGAACTCGACATAACCCCAACACTGAGTGGGACAGGCAACGTACCTCCTGACTACCAGCTCTGTGCTCTCCCTCGCTGA
- the ZP4 gene encoding zona pellucida sperm-binding protein 4 isoform X2, producing MLKPLLLSPLSLDTEGKAHALQNDSDCGLWISGAPDGSSKVSVSYTGCYVFEWDGNYLMLVGLEGTDAAGQKVIHKEKLLRCPVDLPALDAPSSSVCSAVLSQDRLPCASLPISQGDCEVQGCCYDPRDRVKPCYFGNTVTAHCTSEGQFSIAISRDVTLPPVILDSVQLASGHSTGCVPVVKNNAFVVYQFPLSACGTTFQVTGDQAIYENELVASRDVKTGSLGSVTRDSTFRLHVRCSYSITGSFIPLSVQVFTLPPLPAVSQPGPLSLELRVASDGSYTSYYTDSDYPVVKTLRDPVYAEVKILQRTDPELVLILHHCWATPSINPQQKLQWPVLVDGCPYAGDNYQTQLVPLSLGSGLLFPSHYQRFTLYTFTFVDSTSQEMLSGLVYLHCSASVCHRSVQESCATTCAARARGKRSAEHLQDGASHVSSKGPVIFLQDKLRWDTAMDGTGWNTSG from the exons ATGCTGAAGCCCCTGCTGCTGTCTCCTCTGTCCCTAGATACTGAGGGGAAGGCACATGCTCTGCAGAATGACTCTGACTGTGGGCTCTGGATATCTGGAGCTCCAGATGGCTCCAGTAAAGTATCGGTCTCCTATACCGGCTGTTATGTCTTTGAATGG GATGGCAATTACCTCATGCTGGTTGGGCTTGAAGGAACAGATGCTGCTGGACAAAAGGTTATTCATAAAGAGAAGCTGCTCAGGTGCCCTGTGGACCTTCCAG CCCTGGATGCTCCAAGCAGTAGTGTTTGTTCTGCTGTCCTCAGCCAAGACCGGCTGCCGTGTGCCTCCTTGCCTATCAGTCAGGGAGACTGTGAAGTGCAAGGCTGCTGCTATGACCCTAGGGACAGAGTGAAACCTTGTTACTTTGGTAACACAG TGACAGCTCACTGCACGTCAGAAGGCCAGTTTTCCATTGCCATTTCTCGGGATGTGACCCTGCCACCTGTTATCCTGGACTCTGTGCAGCTGGCCAGTGGACATAGTACTGGTTGCGTCCCTGTTGTGAAAAACAATGCCTTTGTTGTGTACCAGTTTCCACTCTCTGCCTGTGGCACCACTTTTCAG GTGACTGGAGATCAGGCCATATATGAGAATGAGTTGGTGGCTTCGAGGGATGTGAAGACTGGGAGCCTTGGTTCTGTCACTAGAGATAGCACTTTCAG GTTACATGTTCGCTGCAGTTACTCCATCACTGGGAGCTTTATCCCCTTGAGTGTTCAGGTCTTCACATTGCCACCTCTCCCTGCTGTGTCCCAGCCAGGTCCTCTGTCCTTGGAGCTGCGTGTTGCCTCAG ATGGAAGCTATACTTCCTACTATACTGACAGTGACTATCCTGTGGTGAAGACTCTGAGAGATCCTGTTTATGCAGAAGTCAAGATTCTTCAGAGAACAGACCCAGAGTTGGTTTTGATCCTGCACCACTGCTGGGCCACACCAAGTATTAACCCCCAGCAAAAGCTGCAGTGGCCTGTCTTGGTGGATGG GTGCCCTTATGCAGGAGACAACTATCAAACACAGTTGGTACCTTTGAGTCTTGGCTCAGGACTGCTGTTCCCCTCTCATTACCAGCGTTTCACCCTCTACACCTTCACTTTTGTGGACTCCACTTCCCAAGAGATGCTCTCTGGGCTG GTCTACCTCCACTGCAGTGCCTCAGTGTGCCACCGGTCTGTACAGGAATCCTGTGCCACCACTTGTGCTGCTAGAGCCA